A region from the Triticum aestivum cultivar Chinese Spring chromosome 3D, IWGSC CS RefSeq v2.1, whole genome shotgun sequence genome encodes:
- the LOC123080377 gene encoding microfibrillar-associated protein 1 gives MSVAAGVSDAAIAVRDKLRGKIGQTKVKRYWPGKKPEWAEEAEDDIDLRAAKVSLDEAFPKAEEGDRDRDRPPKDDRRLRRLAETRAENKEELRADHRRIRQAEIVSTAEEERDRQEAQVEEEDDEDAQEERRRRIKERQRLREQEEEELLPQEDEPLEDDVQESEESEYETDSEDEQMGMAMVKPVFIPKAQRDTIAERERLEEEERQVEETIRKRLEARKIETRQIVVEEIRKDEHIQKALNEDASIEDVDTDDEQNEAEEYESWKNREMARIKRDREERYARLKEKEEIDKVRNMTEEERREWEKKNPKPSLQKSKQKWNFMQKYYHKGAFFQEGGDDVSQSAGRDAIYTRDFSAPTGEDKMDKSILPKVMQVKHFGRSGRTKWTHLVNEDTTDWDAPWATNGPLRTKYNAKMAGMNAPIAKPKGSKKMKDWDTKRDD, from the exons ATGTCCGTGGCGGCGGGGGTCAGCGATGCGGCCATCGCGGtgcgcgacaagctccggggcaagatCGGCCAGACCAAGGTGAAGCGCTACTGGCCGGGAAAGAAGCCCGAGTGGGCCGAGGAGGCCGAGGACGACATCGATCTCCGGGCGGCCAAGGTCTCCCTCGACGAGGCGTTCCCCAAGGCCGAGGAAGGGGACCGCGACCGCGACCGCCCCCCCAAGGACGACCGGCGGCTCCGGCGCCTCGCGGAGACGCGCGCGGAGAACAAGGAGGAGCTCCGGGCCGACCACCGCCGCATCCGGCAGGCCGAGATCGTGTCCACCGCCGAGGAGGAGCGGGACAGGCAGGAGGcccaggtggaggaggaggacgacgaggacgcgcaggaggagaggcggcggaggaTCAAGGAGAGGCAGCGCCTcagggagcaggaggaggaggagctgctccCGCAGGAGGATGAGCCGCTAGAGGATGATGTGCAGGAGTCGGAGGAATCTGAGTACGAGACCGACTCGGAGGACGAGCAGATGGGCATGGCCATGGTGAAGCCCGTGTTCATACCCAAGGCGCAGCGGGACACCATCGCCGAGCGcgagcggctggaggaggaggagcggcaggTGGAGGAGACCATCAGGAAGAGGCTCGAGGCTAGGAAGATCGAGACCAGGCAGATTGTGGTGGAGGAGATTAGGAAGGACGAGCACATTCAGAAGGCGCTTAACGAGGATGCTAGCATTGAGGATGTCGACACGGATGATGAGCAGAACGAAGCCGAGGAGTATGAGTCATGGAAGAACCGTGAGATGGCGCGGATTAAGAGGGACAGGGAGGAAAGGTATGCGAGGCTGAAGGAGAAGGAAGAGATTGACAAGGTGAGGAATATGACCGAGGAGGAGCGCCGAGAATGGGAGAAGAAGAACCCGAAACCTTCTCTCCAGAAGTCCAAGCAGAAGTGGAACTTTATGCAGAAGTACTACCACAAGGGTGCCTTCTTCCAGGAAGGCGGTGATGACGTCAGCCAGTCAGCTGGTAGAGATGCTATATACACCCGTGATTTCTCTGCGCCCACCGGTGAAGATAAGATGGACAAGAGCATCTTGCCCAAGGTCATGCAAGTCAAGCATTTCGGGCGGAGTGGCAGAACAAAGTGGACACATCTTGTTAACGAGGACACTACCGACTGGGATGCACC ATGGGCTACAAACGGGCCGCTGCGAACAAAATATAATGCAAAAATGGCGGGCATGAATGCACCTATTGCTAAACCAAAGGGAAGTAAGAAGATGAAGGATTGGGATACAAAACGAGATGATTAA